From the Rhinolophus sinicus isolate RSC01 linkage group LG02, ASM3656204v1, whole genome shotgun sequence genome, one window contains:
- the CXCL8 gene encoding interleukin-8, which yields MTPKLAVAVLAAFLLSASLCRAAVVSRMTTELRCQCINTHSTPFHPKFIKELRVIDSGPHCEKSEIIVKLNNGNEVCLDPKEKWVQKIVLIFLKRAEKKNP from the exons ATGACTCCCAAGCTGGCTGTGGCTGTCttggctgctttcctgctttcTGCATCTCTGTGTAGAG ctGCAGTTGTGTCAAGAATGACTACAGAACTTCGATGCCAGTGCATAAACACCCACTCTACACCTTTCCACCCCAAATTTATCAAAGAATTGAGAGTGATTGACAGTGGACCACACTGTGAAAAATCAGAAATCAT TGTAAAGCTCAACAATGGAAACGAGGTCTGCCTGGACCCCAAGGAAAAGTGGGTGCAGAAGATTGTGCTGATATTTTTGAAGAG agctGAGAAGAagaatccatga